The Panthera tigris isolate Pti1 chromosome A1, P.tigris_Pti1_mat1.1, whole genome shotgun sequence region TGTTGCTGGACCGAAGTACTAACACAAAAATGAACGCTGTCTTAGCTCCCTGAGGGAGCGTGGAGCCCTGGTCTGTCAGTGTGTTCTGAGCCCCGTGGCCTCACGGTGGCTTCTGGGTTTCATGTGGAACTTCGCTGATCCCTGGCCATCGGCGGCCCAGAGTTGCTTTCAGGGTGTCGATGGGCTCTGGTTGAATTTGTACTCTGGCCTGACCCCTTTCAGCTGGAGTCTTTCCTGCCCATcccatttccttctgcccctccccagcagggCTCCCAGGAGTGGCCAGAGGCCCCTGCACAGAGGAGCAGGCCCCGGCGAGCCTGGGGACTGGCAGCTCTTATCTGGAGGGCCATTTTTCCTCCCGGAGAAAACGTTCACAATGGAAACCGGTCCTCATGTAGTAATCGCAGCATGAAAGATACGCGCTATACAAACATCGGAGGCTTCAGATCAGAAAGGGCGGCCGCTTCAGTGCCAATAGCACCTACCAGGCCTTTGAAGTGGCCACTGCACATGTTCACATCATGAAGGCCCCAGAGCTTGAATTCCAGGGAGAAAAGGCCCCTCTAGCCCTCCGCTTCCCAGTGGAGCAGTGGGGACGCAGGCCAGGGCCCCGAACCCGCCGTCCGGGACGTTCTTCCTGTTTGCCAGGTGCTCAGATGGCCAGGAAGCTCTAGCCCATCGTTTGTTTCCATGCCTGAGCAGAGCCTCCAAGAAATCAAAAGACTGCTTCATCTCCACTCCAGTATCTCCCTGCTCATCTTAAATCGGAACACAAATTCGGGAAAGCAAAACTTGATTAAAATTGAGAGGAATCAGTAGAATGTAAGGGCACAGTGGCACAGCTGTGGGAGCTCAGTGCCTGTTCCACATTAGGCCATACAGTACTATCCCTGCAGCCACATGTCTTTGGAGGATTTCATTTCCCGTCAGAAGGAAGTTTATGATCTCAGGCTAAGGAGTTTGTTTTGGCTCGTGTATAATTGTGtggttatttttggttttgggtttcaCACTAAACCAAGTATATACCGTTAGCTCTCAGAGACCATTTCTAGCACCTGATGCTGTAGAAGAGACTGGGAGGGCTGGCTGTTGAGAGCTCATCCGGCATAAATACACTGAGCTTTTAGGACACTGCACAGACCCCCGGGTGCACCCAGCGCTGGGCCCAGGCAGACAGCAGCAGAGACCCCCTGCGCCAGCAGCTTTTAGGACAGCAGGGGACAGGCCGGGGCGGGGGAAGGTGGCGAGTCACAGCCCCCAGCAACGATGTCCCTATGCTCACAGTTTCCTCTGCCGGCAGGAGAGGACTGTTGTACCTGTGCTCCGGAGCCTGCCAGGCTGCCTCCTCgtttccagaaaaggaagaggagctCTCCCTCGTGGTCTACTTAATAATTTTTACCccgcctcctttttttttttttaattcaaggtgAAATCAGTGCGTTGTAAAGCTGGAGACACAGTTGGAGAAGGAGATCTGCTCGTGGAACTGGAATGAGTATTTATAGCCTTTCCGTCATCACCCAATTTAATTAGCCATTTGTATTATTATTCTTTCACACTCAATTTAGTCAAGCATTTTGCAGGAACACCCCTGTGCAGCAGATTTTACATGGTCATATTTATTCCACATATAGTCAAAACCAACATTTCTGCCAAAATATCACCAATGgaaatttttattgatataaataCTTGTACATATGATTTGTACTTCTGCTGTGAGATTTCCTAGTgtcaaaattaaatcaataaaactgaGCATTTGTCTAAATATTAGCTTGCCCTTTTTTTGAATGAAGACAATGTACATAAGAGGCTACTGGCTGTGCCAGTAGACTTTAAATACTAGCATTTCATTGTgatcctttaaaacattttatataaaccCCAGTTCTTTACCTCGGTTTCATGAAATTATCATTTGCCACTGTATACTCTGATTACCTACTTCTTCCTGGTTGAGGACCTAACTCCCATTTGTGGCCGTTCATGATTCCGGGAGCCCGCGCAGTACCCACAGGGGGCTAGAGGTCTGGAGCTCCCTCCTGTGCTGCTCTTGGCTCTCATTGGGCAGGCGAATGagctggcagggtgggggtggggggcaccttaGTGACAGCCGCTCGCCGGGTTGCTCTTGCCCAGCCCACATCCCCAGGGCTTTGCTGGGGCTCCCTCCCCTGGGAGTGGTGGGTGTGGCTGCCACAAGCCCATCAGCTGATACCCATCCTTGCCTTTTTGTGAAGCAAGTTTCCCGTTAAGAAAAAAGGgctaaaaataatgatgatgtttTTGTGCCAGATGCAGTTAGCGATCACAGTGTACCATTAAATTGAAGAGTGAGTGAGCTCTCCCAGCAGAGGACGAGGTCACTGAGGATCAGCAGCTGCGAATGCAGTTGCTTCTGCAATTCTTGGAATCCATTTCCTACTTCGCTGGtaaggaggcagaggcagagtcGTGCGCGGATTCGAAGCGCCGCTGACAGATTATCAGATGGAGGTGGGTAGTAATTGGTACTTCGTGCCTCGCTAGAATTATTTTAAGTGCTGTTTGTATTTGGAAGCTAAGCTTCCGTCAGGCCTGAAGAACAAATTACTAATGTGTCGGTTCTTCCTTGAAAGGCCCGCCCCGCAATGCTGCTCCTCGGGGCCCCAGGCCCTGGCTCACATGAGCTCCGTCTGCAGTCACGGTGCTCAGCACCTGCCATCAAGTAGGTGCTCAGGACTTTGCTGGGTTCCAGTGAAGAGAACCTTCTGCCAAATAAGGAGacgcaaagaaaaaaaaaaaaaggccaacaaCAGTACCAGCACTTTTAAATTTGGTTTCCTAAAATACCCGGTTTAATTTTACAGGAACATCTTTAGTAAATCCTTCTTTAATAAGCTTGATCTGAAAACTCAATGATGTTTTATAGAGTCTAAAACTACCCCAAAACACAGTGTGTTTTTCTTGAGTTTCTTTTATTATACCGAGATAATCAAAATCGgtttaaaaacttacttttctTGCTGCTACAAGTTAGAATCAATACAGCAGGGTTGCTAAAATCTAGCTGCAACACAAAgtctacattttaaatgttatcttcagatcaaagcaaagaaaaagtatGACATATGAATTCTGGAAATGTCATTTAGGGGAATTAAAATCCTGAATTTCCTTATCCGATGTATTCGAGCCCATGGCCGCCTTtaagcaacaaaagcaacaaagcaCTACTGGAGAGACAGACTTCAGGTGCAGGAGACTGCGGAAAGCAGCTGTGACTGAAGAAGAGATCGTCCCCTTTCCCATACACTGAGTGTACAAACACTTGCTTCAAAGGGCATTATCATGCTTCCACCTTCAGCGAGTGTAGGCCAGGCTGGTGTCCCCGACTGATCACCAGGGCTCTGTCCACCTTGGCCCTTCTCACCTGTTTTCCCGCGGGTTGTAGGGAAGGCCATGCTCCCCCCGGGAGTCGTAACTGTCGTGGTGCGGGAGGCGGACCCACTCAGGTGCGTAGGAGGCCGTGCTGTACACAAAGCACTGCAGGGTCCCGTCGGTGGCCGGCATCTCCTCCGGggtgccctgcctgccctcccactCGAGGACCGTGACCCTCACAGGGGTGCGCTGGTACATGTCGGGGCAACCCTCAAACTCATCCAGGAAGCTGAGCATCTGCTCGTCCACGACATAGATCTCCCCTGCCACGCGGCGCCCCTGCCCTGGGAGGTTAAGCAGCCACGGAATGTTATGTTCGCCGGCGATCACCAAGGGGTACGGCTCCACCGTGCGGCCCCGGCCTTGGAAGGCCGCTCGGCCATTGGCACCGTCCAGCAGGACCTTGTGGTTGGGCTGGCCTCTCTTCAGGGTCCCGTATATGAACACACGAGCCATGCGGGCTGCAGGAGCTGCAAAACAGAAGGGAAGCAGACCGGTACCTACTGAATGTGTCAGAGAGCCGGGGAAGGGCTTTCAGTCCTGCCTGGGGTTGGAGACTTTGGGAAGgttccagggtctgctgggcGAGCGGGTGCTCACAATCCCACTTAGCCCCACAGCCCACTACTCTCGACCATCCTGTGCTGGGCTCCGAGGTGCCAGGAACACCCAACCACCTTCTATAGTCACCCTTCTGGGAAAAGGTACTCATTTAAGAACATACTTGTCAGAGGAAGACAGCCTGTCTCGGGATCAAGCCCTCAGAACTGCTGTTTCTTAGACCAGttagtttttaatctttttaaaatgactgtacaaattatacaataaatattttttatagaacAAATACTGGTAagtgaatataaatatgtatacatacacggTACCTGCATACATATAAGATAGGCCCATGGAATCCGCTACAAGAGGTCATTCAGGTTCTAGTACTAAATTTACACACCAGTCCTGGCAGCGTGACCCAGCAAAACTTCAACAATCACACCTTCCGTGTCCCTTTTCAAGGTCCTAGAGGGTAATGATGCTTCCCTGTGACTCACTGTGACTCAGCGCAGCAACCTTGGCTCTTGTGTGAAGGTAAATATTTACTGCTCACCTGGGTCTGGGCTACAGATTGTTATATAAATTGCTAGAAGTCATTTGTGTAAAAGTGACTCaaacaaaactagaaatggaagttAGGCAAGTTGGGCCCCTCCCCAAAGCCTGCATTTCACTGCCCTCCTGGCCCAACGCTGTGTGATAACGGCAGGCTCTGGAAGGAAGACACCGTGCACAGGACAACAGAGGACGTGCCCGTCTGCCGGCAGCAGCCCACCACCAGCCACGAACAGCTGGAGGGTGATGTCCCTGGACACCCATCAGGTGGTCCTTGGAAAAGTCCCACTTGGCTCACAGAACTTCCACTTCCTGGTATGGGGGTCTCGGCCTCACCCGACCTCTTCAGGGTATCTGGGGAGGATGCACAGCCCCCACAAACCAGCACGCCTGCTGACCTCCCCTCCTGTCCACTGCGTCCCTCTCGGTCGTCAGTGGAACGTCAGGACATGCACAGATTTTGGATGAACCTCAGGAAGGCTCGGCTGTGGGAGAAGCACCAGGTTGGCCGTGCATGTGCACCCTGAACACTTGGCAACATTGGGTCACCTTGCACAGGACGGGGACGCACCCAGAGCTCTTGTTCTGGTGACCCTGGTGACAGGGAAGGACAGAGCAGAGCTATGGGGTGTGGAGGGAGTCATGCCAGGGAGGACAGCACGGAGGTGAATCAGGCGGGAGCTGGAGCACAGgtgcagagggaagaggaaggagtagACGCTGGAGCCGAGGGTGGCCGGGGCTGGGGGATGGCACAGCTGGGCACAGAGAGCGTCAGCACGAACTGTGGGGACAGCGGGAGCGCACTGGACGGGTCTCTGCGGAGACCAGACACTTGGGAGCAGCCCCGACTCCCCCACGTGTGTATCCTGCCCTCCAGCAGGCTCTGTCCACTGCTCCACCCAGTGCAACCCCGGGTCCAGCCATTTCCCGCCCTCCTGCAGCCTCCGCCCAGAGGGTCTTCCTCCAAAACAGAGGCCTCgcctcgccccccaccccaggggtcACCTGCCCACCTCCAGGCCCCTTCACAGCAGCTTCCTCGGGCCGGCCCAGAGCAGCACCCACCCAGCCCTGCCTCGCCCCAACTTCTCTCCAAGGGGCCTGCTCCCTGAAGGGCCGCCTGTCCTGTTTCCCGCTGGAGTGTTCGGAGCTGGCAGCAAGTGTGGAAACCACATCGGCTGGTAAGGCTCAAAGAACGCGCAGGTGGACAAAGCCATTCAAAACTGGAGACTTGCTCTCGCCATCACTGGCGCCCCAGCTTTCTCCTCTttgattaaatgtttttttttaaaagtaatatgtgTGCGTAATGTAACCGTGAACTAGTTCTACGGGAAAGATGAAAGTGCCTACCCTTTCCCACTCCCTGGAGGCTGAACTTAATTTTAAGCCTTAAGCTGTGGCATCGGTATTTATCTGCGTACTGTTGATGACATGCACGCCTACTTctggatttttccattttgtcttaCCTTCCTGAAGCAGGTGAGCTCAGTGGTTTACAGCACAGACTTTAGAACCCAATTGCCTGGGTTGTGACTTCAGGCAAACCACCTAACCTCTTGGTCTCGACtgtaaaaagaagtaaaacagcaGCCTGCTGCTCCGTGAGGTCGTACCGCCGGTGGTCCCGCGTGCCCTGGTGGCCGTGGTCATCACTGCCACCGGTGCCCTGAGGACGCATGCCCGCCTTGTCCCCGACCCTCCAGCGGACTCCCATCACAGTGTTTGCTCAGACCCACACTCAGTTCAGCAGCAGAACTATGTAAACACTGTTCTCAGATAAGGCACACAGTGTACTATCATTAACTTCCTTTCTTGGAcaacttttctgttttccttggaATTAAAAATTGCTTGCagcttcctccccccccccccccctttgctcaAGTTTCTCTGACACTAATTCAGCCTCACATTTTCAGAAAGTGCTGTAAGAATCCTTTCAGCCTTGACCACTGTTAAAGAACAAACACTGAACTCAGGAAGTGTGAGGATGGCATTGCCTTGATGTGTAGGTTGGGCGGCCCCCATCTGGCACATGGAGGGGCGCTCCAAGGACTTGTACCAGATGGAAGCTTTTCACAGGACTGCAGCGGTGGCGGCGGGGcaagaaagttattagcaaaagaacaGGATTGCTCcgggcaaggtcaccttcccttagAGGGGAGCCAGGCAGTCTCACCAGGTGGGTTACTTCCTGTTCTCTGGGCTACGGACAGGGCCTGTGACAGATCACTTCATTGGCACTGATCAGGAAACTCCTGATCGACCACTTCAGACTACATTTCTGGGGAAGTCTGAAAGGACAGTTAGGTTGGGTGTAAGGTCTTGATTTAGTGCCTTGGCCTAAGTGCAGCCATTTTGggcctctgcttctctttttaaCACCACCCACTGGGTTCTCCTCATTTTCCCCTGGAGCCATCACCCCTGGAGCCCATCCTGTTGCAATCTGGTACTGCTGCCATCTGGGATGTACCGCCATGCTGCCAAGGGCTCCCCTGAGCCAGTGCAGGATCCTGGCCCCTGGGTCCCATGGCCCCTTCTTCATCGACTCCCTCATTGTGCCGAAGCTAATTTTCTCCCACCCTCAATTAACAATGTGGCTTGTTAGAgaattctagaaataattttctaaagaacTTTAAagtcatttctttgttttctgatttcccAAGTTCTTGTTGAGAAGTCCAGTGCTATTGGACTCCCCCATCCTCTGTTCAGGACTTGAGCTTTCCTCTCTGGAAACTCTCAAggctttcctttttcccttggaTTCTGAGGTAATGGTGTATCTTCTTGtgggtttctttcatttattgtGCCGGGAATTCCCATCTGAAAACTGACCATCTTGGATCGTGGGgaattttcttctcattcctaCCTTATTGTTCTCTTTCTTGTCTTCTAATACTCAGGTATTGTGTTTCCTGGATTaatttcccagttttcttttttccaggtatttcttttttcaaaaatttttaaaaaggtttttatttttgagagagacagagcatgagcaggggaggggcagagagagagggagacacagaacccaaagcaggctctgagctgtcagcacagagccctacttgaggctggaactcatggactgcgagaccatgacctgagctgaagttgccgcttaaccgagtcacccaggtgccccccaggtatttttctttatacactAATTTCCAGGTCTTTTATGaatttgtgtctattttttgccATTGTATTTCTTTCCCAGCACAAAACTATCTCTCATCTTTGGGAAGGTATTATCATGcgtttggtttgttgttttcatCTTTGCCTGCTTTGCCTCTATTTTGGTGTGTTTCTTTAGATGTTTTCTTCAAATGCCAGTAATCCTTGGCTGTTGGCCTTTCATATTGAGAATCAAGACACCGTATAGGAAATTAAAGCTCTGTGTGCTAGGGAGGGAGCCTGATGGTCGACAGGCCTCATGTGGGGGATCTGGGTACAGGTTTGGGGGGTGCCAGATAATGATCTACAGGTATGCAGATTTTCCCTCGATCCCCATTTTCAGGGTGCCACTCACCCCACCCTCAGCTGGACCTGATGTCCCCAATACCAAGCCTCTCTGGACAGTAACCCACCTGTTCTCTGTAGGAAGCAGGGAGACTGGTGTCTCTGCTCCCTATAAGGACGTTCACCCTCTCCTCCTGTTTCTACTCTGATCCTTGTCTTCGCATGCCCATGAGTCCAGAGTTCCTCTGCTGCTCTGCTCTACCAGGTGGCTAGCTGCTTGCTGGCTTCTTACTACGCAGGGTCTTAGGTTTCCGGTTTCTCCAGGCTGCTAAGTCATTTTCTGTCTACCATCTTGTCTTTATGGGCCACTAGAGTGATTTTTAGGGAGAAAGCAGGCACAGAAGAGCCTGTTCctcttgtgtctccctcactgCACCACCCATCCAGCCACTTCACAGGGCCCTCAGCCCCATCATCTTTCCAGAGGCTCAATGTGAactgggatggaggtgggggttTGGAAACCACTTGCTTAGAGGGGCACTGAGGAGAGTTTATGGCACCACTGACTTGGGTGTGTTTAAGGTCGCCAAGAGAAAGCCAGTAAGGTAGCAATCATGGGCACAGAGAGGGCTGGTGATggctggggggacagagagaggtctGCTTATAGAGGGGGAATCCTGTCTGCTGAGGCAAGAGCAGGGGGGAGAATGGGAAGCAACCACAGGAAAAGGCCACCACAGCCCTCAGGGAGATGCAGGCTGTGTACCCAGAGGCCTCGTGTTGAGTGCAGGGGTGCACGCTGTAGGGAGCAGAGCtggtcaccccaaaatatgcctctttggcatgaggattattttaggatgaatgtttttaagaaacacaGGAGAAACTCTGATAGAAGTTACCCTTTATATAAGAGTCATTTACATCTATAAGGGGTGTCTCCATACATTATCTTCCCAGCTCTACCAGCAAGCAGAAGATGCCTACATCTCTAGAAACTATCGATGCCAAAGGCAAAGACCAAGAGATGCACATCCTTGCCCTTGTTCACTGTACTTTGCCTGAAGACCTCCCACAGCTGGCTTCCTGGCCCCAACATCTTCTTTTGCCTTTTGCTGGAAATGGTATTTAAGGGGAGGGTGTGGGTCATGTGCGGAGGTACTCCGTTCTCCTGGGTCTCCCCATGTATGCAGGAGGTATATGTGTTACAAAACTTGTGTGTTCCTCTCCTGTTAATCTTTTATTACAGAGAGTGTCTCAGTCAAGAGCCTATGAGGGTAGAGGGCATATTATTTTCCCTCCCCACATAAAGGAGGAGATATATTCGCCTCTCCTCCGCTTGCTGTGAAGGTCAAGGGAAAGACAGGTTGGTAAATGGGcagcatccaaaaaaaaaaaaaaaaaaagtgtagcaGGGACAATAGGAAAGAGTGCACCCAGGGCGTGGTGAGGGGGACCCTGCCTTAGAAAGGACagatggggggtgcctgggtggctcagtcggttgagcatccgacttcagctcaggtcatgatttcacagtctgtgtgttcaagccccgcgtagggctctgggctgacagctcggagccaggagcctgcttcgtattctgtatctctctctctctctctctgcccctcccccactctctctcaaacaaaaaaaaattaaaaaaaaaaaaaagaaaggacagatgGGTGGCCACAGGGACGTTTGTGCCGGGTTGCCTGGCCTTTCCTTAAAATAGGTGATGTTGTCTGTCCAGGATGGGGCGGGTGCCACCAGGGCTGAGAACTTGCAGAATGGAAAGAGGTTTAGAACAGTCCTACTGGAGAAAGCCTGGGCTTTGGAATAAGACCCATAAGATGCCAGAGCAGGTTCTGAGCAAAGAAAGTGTCATGCTTCCATTATTCAAGGGATTCAATTGcaaaggaagtaaagaaatgcCTCatccaggagaggagaggggaggaaggacagaaacTGTGGTCAGAGGGCTGCAGAGGATGGCACTTCTGCAGGGGCTGATTACTTCCCTGCGATGACCGGCCCTGGGCCAAGTGCCACGTGCCATCCCAGCTTACCGGATCCCCAGCACCCCGTTAAAGACGGGTGGTGGTACCTCATTTGAGGGATGAGCAAATTAAAGTGGTCAAGGTGCGGCTCCCTGCACAGAGTCTGTGGGGGCAGCACCAGGAACTGGGCTACATCTATAGGACTCTGAATGCCTCCAGGGCTCTGCACTTCCAGATCCCAAGGGGAACTGTGACCCTGTCACGTACAGCCCAGGactcaggctctgcagtgacagtgccaAGGACATACtatactctttttctctcccctccctttgttttgactgaattttatttgataaatcaattacttctctgtatttctcttattttcaaatttttaaaaattgtggtaaaatacacaaagcataaaatttaccatcctaaccatttttaagcgtacAGTTCATTAGTGTTAGgtgcattcacactgttgtgcacccatcaccaccatccatctccaaaactctttccatcttacaaaactgaaactctatacccattacaTAAGAACTCCCCCTTCCCTGTCTTCCCACCCCTGGCAACCCCATGCTGCTTTCTATGAGTTTGgcctactctaggtacctcacataagtgaaattatatagtgTTTATCTCTTTGTGGCTGGataatttcactgagcataatgtcctcaaggttcatccgtgttgcagcgcatgtcagaatttctttcctatttaaggccgaataatactccatcatATGCATACAccatatttgttcattcatccaccaaaagacatttgggttgcttccacttcttggctattgtgaataatgcagcCACTCACAtaggattgctagatcatatggttattctatgtttaattttctgaagaacctccatataGTATTCTAttagcagctgtaccattttgcattcctacctaCAGTGCACAAGGCCTCCAATTTCTCCACAGCACTTGTTACATTGTTTTCTGA contains the following coding sequences:
- the GGACT gene encoding gamma-glutamylaminecyclotransferase, translated to MARVFIYGTLKRGQPNHKVLLDGANGRAAFQGRGRTVEPYPLVIAGEHNIPWLLNLPGQGRRVAGEIYVVDEQMLSFLDEFEGCPDMYQRTPVRVTVLEWEGRQGTPEEMPATDGTLQCFVYSTASYAPEWVRLPHHDSYDSRGEHGLPYNPRENR
- the LOC122236980 gene encoding formin-like protein 16, with amino-acid sequence MGCGGSHAREDSTEVNQAGAGAQVQREEEGVDAGAEGGRGWGMAQLGTESVSTNCGDSGSALDGSLRRPDTWEQPRLPHVCILPSSRLCPLLHPVQPRVQPFPALLQPPPRGSSSKTEASPRPPPQGSPAHLQAPSQQLPRAGPEQHPPSPASPQLLSKGPAP